The Xenopus laevis strain J_2021 chromosome 4L, Xenopus_laevis_v10.1, whole genome shotgun sequence genomic sequence CAAGCACCCTGCAGCTGTATGTGAAGGACCTTAGCCAGGATCTCATTGTTGTGAATTGTGCAGAGTTCTTGTAAattctaaaggtagccatacatagTCAGATCTAAGATGTCATGTGTGACCCCACCAATCAATCTGCCCGACTGCTATCTGGCCAAAAATGGGCCAGATGTTAACgagtaagtataaaaaaaatcccattagacAAGTGTATTGCCATGTTGATGCTTccctaaaaacacacattttagcttatatttatatagtgcagtgTTCTGTTATTCACACACACTAttctgtacaataaataaatcagaaattGTGTAACCTTGTGGAAAGTAAAATAGTACCCAGCAGGAAAAATAGAAGCAGAGACATATTGCAGAATTGCCTATAAGGTTTTGCATTGTGCTGGCCGTTTCTGCAAGCACAAAATCATGCACAATGAATTATTAAGcgggttatttattgaaggtcgagtttgtgaggtttttttctacctcgaatttAAACAagctcaaatgtttgcttttttatgaaaaaaatcttgattgaagcaatcagggaaaaaacttgaatacctcaaatttattgagtttaaaGGCTAAAAAAACCCCCATGAATGCCTTAAATTatgattaacatgtattttagagcgccaacatattgcgcagggGGTGAATTTATCGTGTTTTTGAGCACAAACCAGCGTCCCCAAACACCCAGAAATGGGGAtcgcaaaaaacatcttcaaatggttaaagggacctctgccattgacttccacaggAATTCACCAGgctttagctgaagtatttttggattctgactttttgcagcatctgggcataataattcctgaaaaattcaatttttttttttttaagtgaaccTTGACTCGAAAaagtttttcaataaaaaaaaaccacaactcaacctttaataaataaaaggttatttgaaaataacatttcaaaTGGTGGAATGAGTTTTAAAAATGCCACCATAAAAGTCACAATGCTGTCCCTTATACTTTGAATGGCAACTTCTTATGTATTTTGTATGCACACCTTGGCTTACCTTTCTTGCATGCTGTTGTGATTTAGACTGTAGTGTGACTATATATTCCAAACAGACCATAAATACTCCAGCAGCACTAGGCGGATATACAAAAAGGATCTGGTCCAGTAAATGACAAAATGTAACCTTTATTGTAGCATGTAATGGCACATAATCCTTCTACAGTCTAAAATATGGTGTCAAATGTTAATCACATTCACACGATCTTGGAAAAACAAATCTAAAATAGTTCTTGAAAtttcagaacaaaaaaaagttgatgaGTGAAAATGATGTATGCAGTTTAAATAATTTAACTGGTATGATAACCTTACACAAGGgccttccaagaaaaaaaaaaacaaaactatgtaTAGCATACAATATGTGCAAGCcataaatttttttctgaaaaagggtTCCACTTGCTTTCTGGTTGTTTTCTtaccaaaaaagtttaatttagaAAAGGTAACGTCTTTTTCAAATGAAAGGATTTCAATGCCTGTCTGAAAATGCATGCAGTGCTCGAAAGCTCAATCACATCAAAGGCCTCGTGTTTTACATCTCATTCACTAGTCGTCGTCTTCATCTGAATCCATCACTTTTCTTCTGTTGAACTGGAAGGCAAAGAGACAATATGAATAAAGTCATTGTATACATCGCTGCCATCAATCTATAATAAGGATAGATGAAACACACAAGTGATGTGTAAATtcaggttcacctttaagttaaaatttagtaggttataaaatgaccaattctaggcaacttttcaattggtcatttttttgtgtagtttttatttttttatttttaattatttgctctctgtccagctttcaaatgggggccactgaccccatctaaatacaaatgctctgtaaggctacaaatatattgttattgctactttttactagggatgcaccgaatccaggattcggttcgggattcagtaGAATCCTTGTGcatgtcttagttgggattaagtacaaggtactgttattattacagagaaacaggaaatcatttaaaaaaaaattagatgggATCCCATATGTCTgtgagatgggctttctgtaattctgagttttctggataactgattccatagaCTGGAGTATAAATGTAAGTAGGACTTGAACCTGTATTGGCATCAGCACCCATGTGCCCCATTAGCAATAAAGACTAAGAATGCTGGAGAAAAGGCTATAGAGTTGATCATCTATATACACAAAGCAAAATTAATACAATTCTCCCCAGAcacatatggggcagatttatcaaaggtcgaggtaaattttcgaatgaaaaaaaataaataaacgaatttcgtgtgtacttcgactagggaatagtccaaatttcaatttgaaaaaaattagaatattgaaatttatcatgtactgtcccttaaaAAAATTCGacatcgaccattcgccatctaagacctgccaaattactgttttcgcctatgggagacctcctagaacctatttggagtcaattggtgcactttgaaaaatcgaagttttttttagaaacttctaatcaaattcgatcgaatgcgctattccttcgattcgcatTCGggcaaatacggacctattcgatcgaaaacggacctatttgacaaaaaaaaaaaaaaaactgacttaatttcggttggtctttttgaattcaaatttttaagttttcaattcgaaattcgacccttgataaatatgccccatatatGTCCCTTCTGCACAAGAATGGCACATTCTATACAACAGAAGACCCTTTATATCAAATCACGAGGACAGGAAAATCAGGCTGGCCATGCACTCACCTTTACTGTAGTCTTCTTTTCTGTCTGCCGACTCACTTTTTCCAAAATTTCTATTAATCCTTCTTCTGATAACTGAAAGGAAGAGAATTTCTGTTACAACCAGTTCTCTGTTACATCCCAGtcagcagtgctgaactttttatTCAAAGCTTCATTTAGAATGACGTCTCGCATAGATGGAACATTGATTCAGAAGCAGGGCGTGCTCATTTTAGGAATTCCATGACACAGTTTTCCATTCATTGGTGCAGCGCTGCAAAACAACCGCGCATTCTTAGGTGGTGTAAAACAAATATCTGACTGATTAGTAGTCTTACATACATCTCATATGGATTATGATTACCCATCATAACCCCAAAATAAAGTATAAACCATAAATTTGTACAAACTACTATCAAAGGGGtgattcacatttaagttaacttttattacattatagaatggctaattctaaacaacttttcaaatgctctgtaagggtaggactacatggatgttttctgCGCGTTCCAACTCGCTGCGTCAAAATGCATGCGACAAACCGCAtacgatggaaataaggtaagagatagaaatgctggatgaagtcgcagcattgatccaacgcaacatgactgtcagatgcagacgcagcgacTTCAAATATTTCTATCTCCTTACCTTATTTAAGTTGTATGCGATTTGTCGCATGCATTTTGAAGGCTCCAAATGTATTATTATCttcagggttgctagggtaatttgcaccctagcaactagattgcaaactggagttgctgaataacagataacaccattatgttctacagagcttatctgcagcttatttatataaacaatagtagtgtttctgaagcaaacacagcagctttaccagtgcagggtaacactatatctatctatccatctatccatctatcactgttcctttaaacctaaaTGCACTTATATGCAATGCTACACACAgtaaggcatatttattaaatagtacAATTTGGGTTCagtctttttttcaccttttaaagaaTTTACTAAAAACAAAGTATTGAGCACCCTTTATCAAGACAATGGAGAAGTGCCACGGAAAAATCATGGTGTCATTAACATAACGTAACTTATCAGGTAAAGTATTATCTATGTGACATTTAATAGGAACTTACTTTGCCACCAAGTTGTCCAAATCTTGCCATTTGTATAAGATAATTCTCAACAGCTTTGGCTTTCTCTGGTTTAACAAGTGCCAGATTATTCACTGTTAGAAGAAAAGAATAGTCAATTCATGAGTAAACCCCTCAGTACTGTCCAACttgtacaaatataaaaacaatataatcaCACATTCACAAGTGGAGACTACATTGATAATCTCTACACTTGAATCCATGGTGGGTTATTATACTAGATACTCTCATGGGAATGGTTGTCTGAGGTCTGGATAGTTGATAAGCTCTCCAGCGACCCCCAAACTCATACTAAGGATTTCagagaaagcaaataaaattgGGTCTCTAGGTAACAGACTGGATATTGTCAATAATCCTGTGTAGCAGGGAACAGATTCAGTTTTATTCTAGGGGTTTTATTGCTACAGTGAAAATTGAGGGTATCCATTTCTCATGCCCATTTGCAAAGCAGCTGGTGAGCACTCCGTTTTAATAACTATGCACTGGTACGATGATATTAAGCAGAGGAAAGTaagaaatattgtacataatgGAGTCATACTGATGTGGAGGGCCACCCCCAGCTGGACAGCCCTGCTGTACATCACAGTGTCTAAATGGTTTCAAAGTAAACATGTGCCTGAATCACAGATTCTACTTTGCAGGTTTTATTATGGGAATAAAAGGTGTTGCTTAGAAATTTATGGCCAGCACTCAAAGGGTTAAAGGTGCTCTGTTCGAATAATCAGGGCCAGGCAGACAGGGGTGTgtaacaatgcttttttttttttttaattttcaaaataccTGAGGTTTTCAGGAATTTGGAGATTAATTTTCTAGTCCACCATCTGTTTATGGCACTAAACAGAGGTAAGAGAGCTTGGGGGCTCAGTGCTGTCTCACAGTGTCTCACAGTACACAGTTCTCCTTGCATCTCCGGGTGCTTTTCTTTcatcccacattccaaaaacatgcaGGCGGGTTAACTGgcacctgataaaattgaccttaCTATGCGTGTCTGATAGGGCCTTACATTGTAAACTACtttgggccagggactgatgtgaatgatgtataatctctgtgaaaatatattggcgctatataaattacacataataataaaatCTTAATGGTAATCCTGGTTAATTCCTGTAGTATCGATGGCAGTAAATAATCACTCCAAATCTCTTTGTAACTGCATTCTGGGTTCAATCTAGCCCCCCTATGTTATTCTGTATTATAGGAGTGCAACCCCACAGTTGTACCATAAATCCCTATAGTGGCATGGACTTGGGGGAACAGGGTGTAGTCTGAGTGGAACAGGGTCGTGGATGGGGCTTTAAAGGGATTCAGGTTGGAGTCTCTGTACTTAACATATCAACAGAAGAGCGATCATTTTGTGAAGTCATACATCTGTTAGGGTTCTATGAATAACCATGACTTACAACAGAAATAATAAATTGAAATTGAGACAAGCTGGTGAGTTTAAGACAGTGTAGCTGAAACAGAGGGTTCAAGAGGTTACTCACACCTGGCCCGTGCTGCCTGGCTGAGAACTTGAGCTAAAATATTATTTCTCATGTCGTCCTCTCTGCAGGAAAGAGCAAAgaagtaattaaatatatatactttaatcTTCAAGCAAAGTTAATCATCcatggtttaaaataaaaatcacaaaaggaACAATAAAATGCCCTTGCAAGAGTTACACATGTAATTTATGCAACTTCACTAAAATGTATTCCAAGTTCTAGCCCACCGGGACTGAAAGTAAGCCAATGGAGCCATATACACAAGGGACTAAATGATCAAGTTATTTCTGAAAGCAACTTCAGTCATTTTACCCTGGTAACAAGACCTTTTTTGCCCCATTCACTGGTCAATAAGCTTTACACTTTGTCAGGGATGGGCAAGTCACTAGACAATATTGATCTGTGTATAAGGGTCAAACACCACTTCACTAAGCCAAtttccccatatataataaatggcACAATGTTTACCCAGGTGCAACAGGTGACAAGTAACTTCTACCTGCAGACTGGTTGCTATATGCCTTTTCTAGAAGGTTTAACCAACATTCATTGGCAGAAAATATCACATAAGTATTAGAGGCTTTGCTTCCCATATGGCACACACCTTTGCTTGGCTTCCTGTTGAGACTGATCATTTCCAGCTTCCTAAAATATAAAAGAAGAATTAATACGGACTATACTACAAAAacatgcttaaaggagacatataggataaataaaaacccctaattttgaAGGCAatgatgtatactatatggtgctggatTTACTTTTGGGTGTAAAGTAATAGTCTTTAAAAATGGACCCTTTACTGGAGCTCTTTATAGACATTCAATGGTccatgtctgtgtttcaaataaggggtgtcctaatggtccctgccagaagcacagtaggaggtggatagccaatcaaagctattcagtcacacaagcaaaggctTCAATTCCAtatcaggtcagtctagctgctgattggttcctatcctacagtgcagtgtgctgattGCTGTTGACTCCCCTGCACAGAATGGTAAAGGAGGCAGTAGGGACTAGTAGGATTTTTGCAGAAAGTtaaaagcaaattcattttatatcTAATGCACcaacacattcttgtttttttttgttttttttatacatactaTGTGTCCTTTAATATCTGTTCCAAAAGGAATggtggaaaaaaaggagaaacttAAAGTTGAGATCAACACATTCCTTCTGCAAACAGGGAAACCTTGATAATTTCAAAAATTCAAGACACATTCCTAACATGAATTTGCAATGTGAAACATTTCCCTGAGCAATTTATATCCAGTTTTAaaggtggtgtttttttttttataatcataatACTATTGAAACTAAACAACATCAAAAGAAATTACAGACAGTGCAAACAACACTGCAGCACTGCAGTAAAGATGCCGCACAATGTACTTAAGTCTATACGCTTTTTTGAGCAGCTGTCACAAATCTGGAAGCAGGCAAAGATATTTTTGAAGGTACAGGCCCCCTCAGCCTGCCAAAAAGgcctatattatattattaacattagTATTGGATACTTCAGGTCAGCGGgcattaaaacaaatacataaacaaaaatCGAGGCCCTAATACAATACGGCACAACTGCCAAGTTTCATCCAACAGGAAATTCTGGTAGAcattaaaatatgcatatttttagggaaaaaacCCTAGTATTAAGAGGTgttttacctttacattaacatgTTATGGAAtgccctattcttagcaactttgctttcatttatatatatatatatagtttttgcattatttgccttgctcttctttccagttttctaaTAGGGGTCAATGATCCCGGCAGCCAAAAATCTATTGCTCACTGAGGCTATAAGTTCATTattcttgttactttttattacttttgtttctatgcaggccctcctCTTCTTTTCGGTtttctaatgggggggggggggtcactgactccagcagccaaaaatcgCTGAGGTTATACGTTCATtgttcttgttactttttattgtttgtgtttcgatacaggcctctccaattcatattacCCATCTCTCATTAAAAAAGCATTGCCTGGacgctaggctaatttggacatcatactaaaagttaatttgaaggtgaaatacccctttaatgaATCCATGGAGCCTGTATGCACAATCTACACCTTGTATATTCGCTGGACATGGATAGGAATTATCCAAAAGGtttatatactataaaaaaaattttttacagcaaaaCCAAAATGTTTTATGCTTTGTGCCCATacagtcatatttattttttactagtcTTCCCTACCGTTATAAAGCACAGACTAGTAAGCACAGTGATGAGACTAGGGGATGAGTTTTTCTCTGCCTGCAGTTTTGCTTCATGTAGCTCAACTGACAGACACAGAGTCTTGAAACGATAGAGCAATATATAAATCATTCCTCCTGCAGGTGTGACTTGTACTATACTATTTCAGGAATCAGAGGAAGAAGCGCAGAGAATAGAAAAGCAGACAGATGATTATTATACGTTGGAATGATGCTTAGAATTCTAAGTTCTACCACTATGCAGTATGGGTGGAATTCTATGGACTTCTAAGTCAGTTATTTGGAAGCTCTGCTCGTGCATTATATTCCATATGCTTAGCAGGCAGACAAGCATCAGTAAGAGTAAATGGAAGGTGTGCCAGTGATTGTGTGCATAGCAACAGGCAGCAGGCTCCATGCTCAGCACGTTGGCGTACTACTGATAGATGGGAATGTGTGCAGGCTACCAGGAGGCGAATAAAGCTGGTTTCTCACCCCATGTTTGCTCTGCAGCTCTGACATGCGCTGCTTGCGAATAGCCTCCAGCTCTGGGTCCGCCATTCTGTTCCAGTTCTGATTACAGCCCAAATCTCTCCACGCTAGGCCTCCCTGTAACTGGCTAAATTGTGCGTCGCTGCGCTCTTACGGTGTGACACACCCGCGCGCATGCGTGCTAGTGCCATTCCGAAGGCATTACTAGTTGCTAACGTTCTCCAGTTCTGTCTAGTGTTGATAATCGAATGTCGTTTCTATTTAGTGCCACTTTACGCTATTATCCCAGGCAGCCGGGGATGAGGAAGAAGCCACCTATTTGCAGCTCATTGTGGGGGAAGCCTTTTTGATTTTAagctattatttttttcttgtcaGGCCATCCATATTGGCAGGTATGGTACAAAGGCTGGGCACCCTAGAATTACCCAATGGTACTAAAGATCTCTTGAAGGAACAGTGgtaacaaaaactgaaagtgtatcaaagcaaTTAGAATATAGTGGACTGTTGCTTGACACAGGTGAAACCAGAGTTCtacagaaagactattatagtttatataaacaagctgcagtgctgtgtagctgtggggacagccattcaagctggaataaaggagaaaaggcacagtttacatatagggttgccaccttttcattaAATTTGTACTGGCTTGTGGTGGGAACAAAAGGGACGTGCCATGACGAAAAAGGGATAGGCCGTGATGCAAAGAGGGCAGAGCCACATCACGGCGATGGCCAGAAGGAGTTAACTTTCCAgcggattgggggcaggccaaggggtTTAGTTAAAGGTATTACACATttactacattgccagtaaatttgtaatatcggccTTGGTAGTATCAGGAAAAATACCAGCCGGGTAGCAACCCTAGCTACATAACAGATAGATAAAATACCATTGTAACAGTATTATATGtttaaacactttcatgttttggtgttactgttcctttaacctttccCTGCTAAACTACTCAAATATCTTAGCACGGACATGACAATGGCAAcaatttctattgtttttactaCTTACACGACTCCCCTCCGATTTTCATTCTATTTctctttttcatttgattttgaatgtgaaaaaaaaacaaaaatggggaAAAGACCATGCACTGCTTTAAATAaaagaccagaatatgaataggaggacctgaataataaaacgtagcaataacaatacatttgtagccttatggaatatttgttttttagatgggttcagtgactcccatttgaatgctggaaggaAGGAGCTGGaagataaaagcaaatatttaaaaaactataaataattaaGCCCAATTGAAccgttgcttagaaatggccattctataacatacttaaagttaattcaaaggtaaactacccattttttctggaaaattggcataatgtaaactgcaaaaggggaaggaaagtgcAGAATAAATTAGAAAGGGAAGTTTGGGAACATACTCATGTTGGTTTAAAAAACATGTGAACTCACTGATATAAATCTGTTTTTCTAACCTGAATCcatagtcacccagtgacaaactgCAAAGTTTGGTGACCCTATCATTAAATGGATGAAAATTGCAGCAGTTTATATTTCCCTATTGAAATCAGTGAGTGAAATTGTCTCTGCCTGCTTTTTCTGACCATGAATCTGTAGACATCCAGTGACAAAATGTggaaagtttggggaccctggcCTAAATAATGTGAGAACAgcagcattttaaatttaaaccaataaaattcAATAGGTGAAATTTGACtggctgttggtggctccgcccacttttccaaaccTTGAACTGTAGTTACCCGTTGACTAACTTTGCAAAGTTTTGGACCCTggcattattaacatttatttacagagcgccatatttcgcagcgctggtattaatatttaaagaatggcagcagtttaaatttacAGCAATAGAAGTCTATAAAAAATCAATTATATAAATCTGATGTTGGTGGTTCCACCCACccaaagcattaactgaatcagccatcacaacatcacccggcagtgcattccacaacttcactgtcctgactgtaaagaatcacctgcgttgcttcaaatgaaagttcttttcttctagtctaaaggggtggcctctggtacggtgatccactttatgggtaaaaaggtcccctgctatttgtctgtaatgtccgctaatgtacttgtaaagtgtaatcatgtcccctcgcaatcgcctttttccacagaaaacaaacccaactttgacagtctaccctcataatttaagtcttccatccctctaaccaatttagttgcacgtctctgcactctctccagctcatttatatccctcttaaggactggagtccaaaactgaactgcatactccagatgaggccttaccagggacctataaagaggcataattatgttttcatcccttgagttaatgcccttttttatgcaagacagaactttatttgctttagtagccacagaatgacactgcccagaattagacaacttgttatctacaaaaacccctagatccttctcatttaaggaaactcccaacacactgccatttagtgtataactttgcatttttttagtatcatctgcaaaaatagaaacagtactttcaatgcccacctccaggtcattaataaacaagttgaaaagcaagggacctagtagaGGGCATAAGGCTGACGACCTGGAGAACAGGTTTAGGAGGAACAACCTCCGGTTTGTGGGGTTTCCAgagaataactctcttttggaccttgtaataactaacaatactgaactcatctctaacatttgtgtgggtaagtatttagggaatagtgatcataacatggtctcctttgagattctgttgcagaagcaattctataagggagtaactaaaacactaaatttcagatgtgcaaactttgacagtataagggcatctctgcaacatattaggTGGGAAATGCATTTCAcaaggttaaacacagaacaaaaatgggaagtctttaaaatgtggtttaataaatatacgtcagtatattccccttgtaagcaaggaacgtcgttgcaaagcaaaacctttttggttcaatagaagtgttggtgttgaggtgggtaagaaaaaagtcatgaaatttccccccccacccctaatttgcatatgcacattaggatttggattcggtttggttttagatggggatcagtgaccccatttgaagctggaaagagtcagaagaagaaggcaagtaattcaaaaactataaaaatgaagaccaattgaaaagttgcttagaattagccataataTAACGTACTAAAacgaacttaaaggtgaaccacccctttaatgacattgtccacaaaatggagcCTTTGTAaccaaagtttattttgcttgactaatttgtagttgtaattatttctttggatgacaggtcctattttatgttgcattttcttcaatacacacattatatatatatatatagcctatggggggacctcctagaacctttttggagtcaattgctggactttgaaaattttaaggttttatttgggaaaaactttgaatcaaattcgatcgaatgcgctattccttcgattcaaaacgattcgaattcagccgaatatggacctattcgatcgaaaacggacctgttCGACccagaaaaaacttcgacttaatttcggttggtctttttgaattcgaatttcgacgttttttcaattcgaaattcgacccttgataaatatgcccctaagtgtagagtTGAAGGAAGACCTGCAGACTGAACATGCTTTTAATGGGTCACCAACACTAAAAAGTGAATGTTTCTTAGTACGACCCCAATAGGTATCTATTTTATCTTGTGAAGTTGGAGCACTGCAAAAATGTGCAGGTTTTTTACGTTACCCACTACTACCTACCTAGACTTGCCTGACAGTTAGGGTggacagtatgtatgtatgttctgTGAGTAGGGTTGTTGtctcacccctttaatatcaggCAAATATTGAATCCATATCTTGTATGACTAGTTAGTAATTCATTTAGAGGCATGCTACATGGTTGACCAAAAATAAGTTCAGTCTGcaacatgcatctaaattaattaacTATCCCTGCACaatgtggattcaatatgtggctAGTATTAAAGttgtgaggtggcaaccctactcacagcaCGGTGTACCTACACACTCAGGGATTGAAACATATATAAGGTAAGAATTATCAGGCTCTTAATAAAGTAATGCTTTCCTACATTTAGGACACACGGGGAGGGGGACTGTGTTTAGCAGCTTagtattcatgaggggtgcaTGGGCACAGGCATGAATTTAGGGAGTGCCAGTGGGCAGAGGCCACAACAGTGCCCTCTACTTACTACCAGGC encodes the following:
- the pdcd5.L gene encoding programmed cell death protein 5; its protein translation is MADPELEAIRKQRMSELQSKHGEAGNDQSQQEAKQREDDMRNNILAQVLSQAARARLNNLALVKPEKAKAVENYLIQMARFGQLGGKLSEEGLIEILEKVSRQTEKKTTVKFNRRKVMDSDEDDD